Proteins encoded in a region of the Nocardia asteroides genome:
- a CDS encoding YihY/virulence factor BrkB family protein has product MTDHRALGGDPPRTDAPSTRVAVVRPRSWADRAGARTAAVGRRTGTLIVRVAQKAWTDSIFAKSAAAAFWQTLSLAPLLLGVLGSLGYVGGWFGPDTVQIVESKIIAFSQDLFSASVVSDLIEPTVRDVLGRGRGAVVSVGFVLSLWAGSSAMATFVDAIVEAHDQQDARHPVWQRIFALLLYVLFLVAAVFILPLVALGPTLIGRVLPSPWRATGLQLLDFFYYPGVGLLLIIGLTTLYKLALHTSLPWHRLFGGALVAGVFFMAASDVLRRYLSWVTRTGVTYGALATPIAFLLFTFFLGFAVILGAEFNAAVQEFWPARATRMEQVKEWIANQVRRDSGAEEDAAKQNEAAQNEAARPTDAGPDGSQAVFDLRGARSSSGE; this is encoded by the coding sequence ATGACCGATCACCGTGCCCTCGGGGGCGATCCGCCGCGGACCGACGCACCGTCGACCCGCGTCGCCGTCGTGCGTCCCCGGTCCTGGGCCGACCGTGCGGGCGCGCGGACAGCGGCGGTGGGCAGGCGGACCGGCACGCTGATCGTCCGGGTGGCGCAGAAGGCCTGGACCGATTCCATCTTCGCCAAGTCGGCCGCCGCGGCCTTCTGGCAGACGCTCTCGTTGGCTCCGCTGTTGCTCGGTGTTCTCGGCAGCCTCGGTTATGTCGGCGGATGGTTCGGCCCGGACACGGTGCAGATCGTCGAGTCCAAGATCATCGCATTCAGCCAGGATCTGTTCAGCGCGAGCGTGGTGTCGGACCTCATCGAGCCCACGGTGCGGGACGTGCTCGGGCGCGGGCGCGGCGCGGTGGTGTCGGTGGGCTTCGTGCTCTCGCTGTGGGCCGGATCGTCGGCGATGGCCACCTTCGTCGACGCGATCGTCGAGGCCCACGACCAGCAAGACGCCCGGCACCCGGTGTGGCAGCGCATCTTCGCGCTGTTGCTGTACGTGCTGTTCCTGGTGGCGGCGGTGTTCATCCTGCCGCTGGTGGCGCTGGGGCCGACGCTGATCGGGCGGGTGCTGCCCTCGCCTTGGCGCGCGACCGGCCTGCAACTGTTGGATTTCTTCTACTACCCGGGCGTCGGCCTGCTGCTGATCATCGGGCTCACCACCCTGTACAAGCTGGCGCTGCACACCTCACTGCCGTGGCACCGGCTATTCGGCGGGGCACTGGTGGCGGGGGTCTTCTTCATGGCGGCCAGCGATGTGCTGCGCCGCTATCTGTCCTGGGTGACCCGCACCGGCGTCACCTACGGTGCGCTGGCGACGCCGATCGCGTTCCTGCTGTTCACGTTCTTCCTGGGCTTCGCGGTGATTCTGGGCGCGGAGTTCAACGCGGCGGTGCAGGAGTTCTGGCCCGCCCGCGCGACGCGCATGGAGCAGGTGAAGGAGTGGATCGCCAATCAGGTTCGCCGAGACAGCGGCGCCGAGGAGGACGCAGCGAAGCAGAACGAGGCCGCGCAGAACGAGGCCGCGCGCCCGACCGACGCCGGGCCCGACGGTTCGCAGGCCGTGTTCGACCTACGAGGAGCACGGTCCTCGTCCGGCGAGTAG
- a CDS encoding methyltransferase, translating into MTTGSLLTALCPDLRTALTRVGYDADTLLEVLGDAHAALGRSEPVPVRRAARSAGELGTLIRLLLLGDALPEREVAAALAPVRIDRAVAAGLLDRDGDQLRAALDLRPLDAGSGTRWILSDLDDSMHRRTLTEDHVLGVGHASLSLLRATPTRPVGTVLDLGTGCGVQSVHAASYARRVTATDVNARALWLAEATAALNDLDIELVEGSWFEPVRGRRFDQVVANPPFVVGPARVEHTYRDSGLALDGASELVISQASGLLAPGGTAAMLAAWVHVENEDWRGRVSSWLPAHGVDAWVVQRDVADPALYVGTWLRDAGLDPRDPAAQARADRWLDAFEAADVEGIGFGFVYLRAIDGPTELLAEDLTHGFDDPLGDEAIRYFERSAWLRAVAGDENLAWSSRFVVDPATALERVYLPGADGWAPEVARLHRGDGPRWQHEVDPATVSLLAGMRADGLPLYDLIELLALAHGDEEVSAQFAADALSVVTGLVRHGLIKPV; encoded by the coding sequence ATGACCACCGGTTCGCTGCTCACCGCGCTGTGCCCGGACCTGCGCACCGCACTGACCCGGGTGGGCTACGACGCCGACACCCTGCTCGAGGTGCTCGGCGACGCGCATGCCGCGCTGGGCCGGTCCGAGCCGGTACCGGTGCGCCGCGCGGCACGCTCGGCCGGCGAATTGGGCACGCTTATTCGTCTCCTGCTGCTCGGTGACGCACTTCCCGAGCGGGAGGTGGCCGCGGCCCTCGCGCCGGTGCGGATCGACCGCGCGGTCGCCGCGGGCCTGCTGGACCGTGACGGCGACCAGCTGCGCGCCGCGCTGGACCTACGCCCGCTCGACGCGGGCTCGGGCACCCGGTGGATCCTGTCCGACCTCGATGATTCGATGCATCGGCGCACCTTGACCGAGGACCACGTCCTCGGCGTCGGCCACGCTTCCCTCTCGCTGCTGCGCGCCACACCCACCCGCCCGGTGGGCACGGTGCTCGACCTCGGCACCGGGTGCGGCGTGCAGTCGGTGCACGCCGCCTCCTACGCGCGGCGCGTCACCGCCACCGATGTCAACGCCCGCGCGTTGTGGCTGGCCGAGGCCACCGCGGCGCTCAACGACCTGGATATCGAACTGGTGGAGGGCTCCTGGTTCGAACCGGTGCGGGGCAGGCGCTTCGACCAGGTGGTGGCCAATCCGCCGTTCGTGGTGGGCCCCGCGCGCGTCGAGCACACCTATCGCGATTCCGGCCTCGCACTCGACGGCGCAAGCGAATTGGTGATTTCGCAAGCCTCCGGCCTGCTCGCACCCGGCGGCACCGCCGCGATGCTCGCCGCATGGGTTCATGTCGAGAACGAGGACTGGCGCGGGCGCGTCTCGTCCTGGTTGCCCGCCCACGGCGTGGACGCCTGGGTGGTCCAACGTGATGTCGCCGACCCCGCGCTGTATGTGGGCACGTGGTTGCGAGACGCCGGGCTGGATCCCCGCGATCCGGCCGCGCAGGCCCGCGCGGACCGCTGGCTGGACGCCTTCGAGGCGGCCGACGTCGAGGGCATCGGGTTCGGGTTCGTGTATCTGCGCGCGATCGACGGGCCGACCGAACTGCTCGCCGAGGATCTCACCCACGGCTTCGACGATCCGCTCGGCGACGAGGCAATCCGGTATTTCGAGCGCTCGGCCTGGCTGCGGGCCGTCGCCGGTGACGAAAACCTCGCTTGGTCTTCCCGTTTCGTCGTGGATCCGGCCACCGCGCTGGAGCGGGTCTATCTGCCGGGCGCCGACGGGTGGGCGCCGGAGGTGGCGCGGCTGCATCGCGGCGACGGACCTCGCTGGCAGCACGAAGTGGATCCGGCCACAGTCTCGCTGCTGGCGGGAATGCGCGCCGACGGCCTGCCGTTGTACGACTTGATCGAACTGCTGGCGCTCGCCCACGGAGACGAGGAGGTGAGCGCCCAGTTCGCGGCCGACGCGTTGTCCGTGGTCACCGGATTGGTACGACACGGTCTCATCAAGCCCGTGTAA
- a CDS encoding sigma-70 family RNA polymerase sigma factor, with the protein MTSPATTRVRTSDSDLDAQSPAADLVRVYLNGIGRTALLTAADEVELAKRIEAGLYAQHLLETGKRLSATRKRDLAIIVRDGQAARSHLLEANLRLVVSLAKRYTGRGMPLLDLIQEGNLGLIRAMEKFDYAKGFKFSTYATWWIRQAITRGMADQSRTIRLPVHLVEQVNKLARIKRELHQQLGREATDEELATESGIPVDKISDLLDHSRDPVSLDMPVGNDEEAPLGDFIEDSEATSAESAVIAGLLHHDVRSVLATLDEREQQVIRLRFGLDDGQPRTLDQIGKLFGLSRERVRQIEREVMSKLRKGERADRLRAYAS; encoded by the coding sequence ATGACAAGCCCCGCCACCACTCGTGTGCGCACCAGCGATTCGGACCTCGACGCTCAGAGCCCTGCCGCCGACCTGGTACGCGTGTACCTGAACGGGATCGGCCGCACCGCGCTGCTCACAGCTGCCGACGAGGTCGAGCTGGCCAAGCGCATCGAGGCGGGCCTCTACGCGCAGCACCTGCTGGAAACCGGCAAGCGATTGTCGGCCACCCGCAAGCGTGATCTCGCGATCATCGTGCGCGACGGTCAGGCCGCCCGGTCTCATCTGCTCGAAGCCAACCTGCGCCTTGTTGTCTCGCTCGCCAAGCGGTACACCGGCCGCGGCATGCCGCTGCTGGACCTCATCCAAGAGGGCAACCTCGGTTTGATCCGGGCCATGGAGAAGTTCGACTACGCCAAGGGCTTCAAGTTCTCCACCTACGCCACCTGGTGGATCCGGCAGGCCATCACCCGCGGCATGGCCGATCAGAGCCGCACCATCCGGCTGCCCGTCCACCTCGTCGAGCAGGTGAACAAGCTGGCCAGGATCAAGCGCGAACTGCACCAGCAGCTGGGCCGGGAGGCCACCGACGAGGAACTGGCCACCGAATCCGGCATCCCGGTCGACAAGATCTCCGATCTGCTCGACCACAGCCGCGACCCGGTGAGCCTGGACATGCCGGTCGGCAACGACGAAGAGGCTCCGCTGGGCGATTTCATCGAGGATTCCGAGGCCACCTCGGCCGAGTCCGCGGTCATCGCCGGTCTGTTGCACCACGACGTGCGTAGTGTCCTGGCCACCCTCGACGAGCGCGAGCAGCAGGTCATCCGGCTGCGCTTCGGCCTCGACGACGGTCAGCCGCGCACCTTGGACCAGATCGGCAAACTCTTCGGCCTGTCCCGCGAGCGGGTGCGCCAGATAGAGCGTGAAGTCATGTCGAAGCTGCGCAAGGGTGAGCGGGCCGACCGGCTCCGCGCCTACGCCAGCTGA
- a CDS encoding DUF3039 domain-containing protein, whose protein sequence is MSTDTMVRPDTTTDETTGDDTPKFFHYVKKDKIAESAVMGTHVVALCGEIFPVTRSAKPGSPVCPECKKVYDGLRKGE, encoded by the coding sequence GTGAGCACCGACACCATGGTTCGCCCGGATACGACGACCGACGAGACGACGGGCGACGACACCCCGAAGTTCTTCCACTACGTGAAGAAGGACAAGATCGCCGAGAGCGCCGTGATGGGCACCCACGTGGTCGCGCTGTGCGGAGAGATCTTTCCGGTGACCCGCTCGGCCAAGCCCGGCTCTCCGGTGTGCCCGGAGTGCAAGAAGGTCTACGACGGCCTACGCAAGGGCGAATGA
- a CDS encoding MFS transporter: protein MTELQTPIPVPLHPAPRRRLHPAWLVAGVGFVTLLGAAAFRSVPSVLMAPLHEEFGWSHGTIGAAVSLNLLLYGLISPFAAALMDRFGIRRVVVCALLLVAAGSGLTVFMSRPWHLVLTWGLLVGVGVGSMSMPFVATITGRWFVRQRGLVTGVLTAAGATGQLIFLPLVSALAQAHGWRVPSLIVAGAALAVAPLVLLFIRDYPSDVGVRAYGAEPDSTAGVRSPATGGASRALTVLGSIARRPGFWLLAGGFAVCGASTNGLVGTHFVSAAHDHGMPLTTAASLLAGVGVFDVAGTIASGWLTDRVDPRYLLIGYYTLRGLSLLILPALLGPDTQPSLWVFIVFYGLDWVATVPPTVVLCRELFGADGPVAFGWVFAAHQIGSAVAATGAGLVRDLHGSYDLAWYLAGGLCGAAAVMSAVIRRAPAVAGTTPGSR, encoded by the coding sequence GTGACCGAACTGCAGACACCGATCCCGGTTCCCCTCCATCCCGCGCCGCGCCGTCGCTTGCACCCCGCGTGGCTGGTCGCGGGCGTCGGCTTCGTCACGCTCCTGGGCGCGGCCGCCTTCCGGTCGGTGCCCAGCGTGCTGATGGCTCCGCTGCACGAGGAGTTCGGCTGGTCGCACGGCACCATCGGGGCGGCCGTTTCACTGAATCTCCTGCTCTACGGGCTCATTTCGCCGTTCGCCGCGGCGCTGATGGATCGCTTCGGCATCCGCAGGGTGGTGGTCTGCGCGCTGCTGCTGGTCGCCGCGGGCAGTGGGCTGACGGTGTTCATGTCCCGGCCGTGGCACCTGGTGCTGACCTGGGGTCTGCTGGTCGGCGTCGGCGTGGGGTCGATGTCGATGCCGTTCGTCGCCACGATCACCGGCCGATGGTTCGTGCGGCAGCGTGGTCTGGTCACCGGCGTGCTCACCGCCGCGGGCGCGACCGGGCAGTTGATCTTCCTGCCGCTGGTGTCGGCACTGGCGCAGGCACACGGGTGGCGGGTGCCGTCCCTGATCGTCGCGGGCGCGGCGCTGGCCGTGGCGCCGCTGGTGCTGTTGTTCATCCGGGACTATCCCAGTGACGTGGGCGTGCGGGCCTACGGCGCCGAGCCGGACAGCACGGCGGGCGTGCGGTCACCTGCGACCGGTGGCGCGTCGCGTGCGCTGACCGTGCTCGGTTCGATCGCGCGCCGTCCGGGATTCTGGTTGCTGGCGGGCGGATTCGCCGTCTGCGGCGCCTCGACCAACGGGCTGGTCGGCACCCATTTCGTGAGCGCGGCCCACGATCACGGCATGCCGCTGACCACCGCGGCGAGCCTGCTGGCCGGGGTCGGCGTCTTCGACGTGGCAGGCACCATCGCCTCCGGCTGGCTGACCGACCGGGTCGACCCGCGCTACCTGCTGATCGGCTACTACACGCTGCGCGGCCTGTCGCTGCTGATCCTGCCCGCGCTGCTGGGCCCCGACACCCAGCCGAGCCTGTGGGTGTTCATCGTCTTCTACGGCCTGGACTGGGTGGCCACGGTGCCGCCGACGGTCGTGCTGTGCCGCGAACTGTTCGGCGCCGACGGTCCGGTCGCGTTCGGCTGGGTGTTCGCCGCGCACCAGATCGGCTCGGCGGTGGCGGCCACCGGCGCGGGTCTCGTGCGTGACCTCCACGGCAGTTACGACCTCGCCTGGTACCTGGCGGGCGGTCTGTGCGGCGCCGCGGCCGTGATGTCGGCGGTGATCCGCCGCGCACCGGCCGTCGCCGGGACGACGCCCGGCTCGCGTTGA
- a CDS encoding DUF4333 domain-containing protein, which translates to MGKSVEDSLTEKVGQEPDAIDCPRGDTGKKGTTTRCTLTAGGTCWA; encoded by the coding sequence TTGGGGAAGTCGGTCGAGGATTCGCTCACCGAGAAGGTCGGCCAGGAGCCCGACGCGATCGATTGCCCCCGCGGTGACACCGGCAAAAAGGGCACGACCACGCGCTGCACGCTGACAGCGGGCGGGACATGCTGGGCGTGA
- a CDS encoding GNAT family N-acetyltransferase: protein MTDFLDTPDAPATPPLPPQHWFADVLASDGGVVRLRPITPDDSDRLQEFHSALSDRTRYLRYFGPYPRISPRDLYRTTHVDYHDRVGLVLELGEAIVAVGRYELLERNGPRAAEVAFVVADGHQGRGLGSILLEHLAGAAAENKIETFVAEVLAENTVMVTVFRDAGYQVERSRDGSVLHLEFAIDPTEALLSVRDSRERASEARSVGNLLAPRSVAVIGATPATGRVGGAVLSNLLSGLFQGPVFPVNPNRRSVRGVRAYATVREIPDEVDLAVVAVPPTAIGSVLDDCMAKGVKGLVVLTAGFGETGADGLAAERELVAAARGHGMRVVGPSALGIANTDPAVALNATLATVLPGRGRIGFFCQSGPLGAAILGEAAARNLGLSTFVSAGNRADVSGNDLLQYWDSDPDTDVVLLYLESFGNPRKFSRIARRVARTKPIVAVSSGRSVAQPAGDMDRSIVRDLFAQAGIVQVDSISELFDCAALLGYQPLPRGSRLAVVGNSTALNWLALDAARGEGLEVGDPVNLGPQATPGAYLDALVAALRSDETDAVIVVFAPPVPLPTAGFADAIRAAAAAVPDAQKPILTTFVAEQGIPNLLAVRGPGATAVHGSIPSYPDPERAARALARVRRYAEWRTRPVSPVVRPPGIDTDRARQLVADWMAGSGGRRLTDLETVELLACYGISVVEFREVRTAEEAVAAAEELGYPVAAKATGELWRRRPDLTGVRLDLWRPEAVRQGYADLAELCGDPVLHIQKMATKGVGCILRVQDDPSFGSVIEFGLSGLIIELLGDRAYRALPLTADEAMALIDAPRAAPLLSGTPASPRVDKAALAELAQRISALFDDLPEMRELSFDPVLASPTSAEILYARGRIGPEPSRFDTGPRRLG, encoded by the coding sequence GTGACTGACTTTCTCGATACCCCGGACGCTCCCGCGACCCCGCCCCTGCCGCCACAGCACTGGTTCGCCGACGTGCTGGCCTCCGACGGAGGTGTCGTACGACTGCGCCCGATCACACCCGACGACTCCGACCGGCTGCAGGAGTTCCACAGCGCGCTCTCCGATCGCACCAGGTACCTGCGATATTTCGGGCCGTACCCGCGGATCTCGCCCAGGGACCTGTATCGCACCACACACGTCGACTATCACGACCGGGTCGGACTGGTGCTGGAACTGGGGGAGGCGATCGTCGCGGTGGGCCGCTACGAACTACTGGAACGGAACGGACCGCGTGCGGCGGAGGTCGCGTTCGTGGTGGCCGACGGACATCAAGGACGTGGGCTCGGCTCGATCCTGCTCGAGCACCTGGCCGGCGCCGCCGCCGAGAACAAGATCGAGACCTTCGTCGCCGAGGTGCTCGCGGAGAACACGGTGATGGTGACCGTCTTCCGCGACGCGGGTTATCAGGTCGAACGCAGCCGCGACGGATCGGTTCTCCACCTCGAATTCGCCATCGATCCCACCGAAGCGTTGCTGTCGGTGCGTGATTCGCGCGAACGCGCGTCGGAGGCGCGCAGTGTGGGCAATCTGCTCGCTCCGCGCTCGGTCGCGGTGATCGGCGCCACCCCTGCCACGGGGCGGGTCGGCGGTGCGGTGCTGTCGAATCTGCTCTCCGGCCTGTTCCAGGGACCGGTGTTCCCGGTGAACCCGAACCGTAGATCGGTGCGCGGGGTACGGGCGTATGCGACGGTCCGGGAGATTCCGGACGAGGTCGACCTGGCGGTGGTGGCGGTGCCGCCGACGGCGATCGGGTCGGTACTCGACGACTGCATGGCCAAGGGCGTCAAAGGTCTCGTGGTGTTGACCGCGGGTTTCGGTGAGACCGGCGCGGACGGCCTGGCGGCCGAACGCGAACTCGTGGCCGCCGCTCGTGGGCACGGGATGCGCGTGGTCGGGCCGAGTGCGCTCGGCATCGCGAATACCGACCCGGCGGTCGCCTTGAACGCGACTCTCGCCACGGTGTTGCCCGGTCGCGGGCGAATCGGGTTCTTCTGTCAGTCCGGGCCCCTGGGCGCGGCCATCCTCGGCGAGGCGGCGGCTCGCAATCTCGGCTTGTCGACGTTCGTGTCCGCTGGTAACCGCGCCGACGTCTCCGGCAACGACCTGCTGCAGTACTGGGACAGCGACCCGGACACCGATGTGGTCCTGCTGTATCTGGAAAGCTTCGGCAATCCCCGCAAGTTCTCCCGGATCGCGCGGCGGGTGGCCCGTACCAAACCGATCGTGGCGGTGAGCAGCGGCCGCTCGGTCGCCCAGCCCGCGGGAGACATGGACCGCTCGATCGTGCGCGATCTGTTCGCCCAGGCGGGCATCGTCCAAGTCGATTCGATCTCCGAACTGTTCGACTGTGCCGCTCTGCTGGGCTACCAGCCATTGCCCCGCGGCTCACGCTTGGCGGTCGTCGGTAACAGCACCGCTCTCAATTGGCTGGCTCTCGACGCGGCGCGAGGCGAGGGCCTCGAGGTGGGAGATCCAGTCAACTTGGGCCCACAGGCGACTCCGGGCGCGTATTTGGACGCACTGGTCGCTGCCCTGCGCTCCGACGAGACGGACGCCGTGATCGTCGTGTTCGCACCGCCGGTGCCCCTGCCGACGGCGGGCTTCGCCGACGCGATCAGGGCGGCGGCTGCCGCCGTGCCCGATGCCCAGAAGCCGATTCTCACCACGTTCGTCGCCGAGCAAGGCATCCCGAACCTGCTCGCGGTGCGCGGGCCGGGCGCGACAGCGGTGCACGGGTCGATCCCGTCGTATCCCGATCCGGAACGCGCCGCGCGAGCCCTGGCCCGGGTCCGGCGATACGCCGAATGGCGGACAAGGCCCGTGTCGCCGGTGGTACGGCCGCCGGGCATCGACACCGACCGCGCCCGTCAACTGGTGGCGGACTGGATGGCCGGGTCGGGCGGTCGCAGGCTCACCGATCTGGAAACGGTGGAACTGCTCGCGTGCTACGGCATTTCGGTCGTGGAGTTCCGCGAGGTGCGCACCGCGGAGGAGGCGGTCGCTGCCGCGGAAGAACTCGGCTATCCGGTGGCGGCCAAGGCGACGGGCGAACTGTGGCGGCGCAGACCGGATCTCACCGGTGTACGGCTCGATCTGTGGCGGCCGGAGGCGGTGCGGCAAGGTTACGCGGATCTGGCGGAGTTGTGCGGTGATCCGGTGCTGCACATCCAGAAGATGGCCACCAAGGGCGTCGGCTGCATCCTGCGGGTGCAGGACGACCCGTCGTTCGGCTCGGTCATCGAATTCGGGTTGTCCGGTCTGATCATCGAGTTGCTCGGCGACCGCGCCTATCGGGCGCTGCCGCTGACCGCCGACGAGGCGATGGCGCTGATCGACGCACCGCGGGCCGCGCCTTTGCTGTCGGGTACCCCGGCGAGCCCCCGCGTGGACAAGGCAGCCCTCGCCGAACTGGCACAGCGTATTTCGGCTTTGTTCGACGATCTGCCGGAGATGCGAGAGTTGTCCTTCGATCCGGTGCTGGCTTCGCCCACATCGGCGGAGATCCTCTACGCGCGCGGCCGTATCGGCCCGGAGCCGAGTCGTTTCGACACCGGGCCGCGCCGGCTGGGCTGA
- a CDS encoding acetoin utilization protein AcuC: MATAPRGEPQAPISPGTSRPGTVVWTERFLDYTWTPEHPMKPARLKFTMALAESLGVLEGVELLEPAAAGRPDLLRIHTPDYLDAVERAVAPVGAPAAPPYGLGSPDNPVFPRMHQAASTIVGGTLAAAREIAEGRTKRAVSIGGGMHHAMPDSASGFCVYNDPAVAISWLLDHGFDRIAYIDVDVHHGDGVQRAFYADPRVLTISLHQHPATLWPNTGWPEETGVGAAEGTSINLPLLPGTRDAQWLRGFHAVVPGAVAAFGPQIVVSQCGVDTHREDPLADLELTVDGQRAAFRAMRDLADRYAEGRWLAVGGGGYGLIRVVPRAWTHLLATALDRTVDPAAPIPQDWIDTIRAAAPRADPPRTMGDGGDTAYRPWDGPGGTGETGDVRIDRAQRAVDLAVLATRRATFGLLGLDPEDPRD, translated from the coding sequence ATGGCCACTGCACCGCGCGGCGAACCTCAGGCGCCGATTTCGCCCGGGACGAGCCGGCCCGGAACCGTCGTCTGGACGGAGCGGTTCCTGGATTACACCTGGACTCCGGAGCATCCGATGAAACCGGCACGCCTGAAGTTCACCATGGCGCTGGCGGAGAGTCTGGGGGTGCTCGAGGGTGTCGAGCTGCTCGAACCCGCCGCCGCCGGGCGTCCGGACCTGCTGCGCATCCATACGCCCGACTACCTCGACGCGGTCGAACGCGCCGTTGCACCGGTGGGCGCGCCTGCCGCCCCGCCCTACGGCCTCGGCTCCCCGGACAATCCGGTCTTCCCGCGCATGCACCAGGCCGCGTCCACGATCGTGGGCGGTACCCTGGCCGCGGCCAGGGAGATCGCGGAGGGCCGCACCAAGCGAGCGGTGAGTATCGGGGGCGGCATGCACCACGCCATGCCCGATTCGGCGTCGGGCTTCTGCGTGTACAACGACCCGGCGGTGGCCATCTCCTGGCTGCTCGACCACGGTTTCGACCGGATCGCCTACATCGATGTGGACGTGCACCACGGTGACGGCGTGCAGCGCGCCTTCTACGCCGACCCTCGGGTGCTGACCATCTCGCTGCATCAGCATCCGGCCACCTTGTGGCCCAACACCGGCTGGCCGGAGGAGACCGGCGTCGGCGCGGCTGAGGGCACGTCGATCAACCTGCCGCTGTTGCCCGGCACTCGGGATGCGCAGTGGCTGCGCGGATTCCACGCCGTGGTCCCGGGCGCGGTGGCGGCATTCGGCCCGCAGATCGTGGTCAGCCAGTGCGGCGTGGACACCCATCGCGAAGACCCGTTGGCGGATCTGGAACTCACCGTCGACGGTCAGCGGGCGGCTTTCCGCGCCATGCGCGACCTCGCCGACCGATATGCCGAAGGACGCTGGCTCGCCGTCGGCGGCGGCGGATACGGCCTGATCAGGGTGGTGCCGCGGGCGTGGACGCATCTGCTGGCCACCGCCCTGGACCGCACCGTCGACCCCGCTGCGCCGATTCCGCAGGATTGGATCGACACGATCCGCGCGGCGGCGCCGCGTGCGGACCCGCCGCGCACCATGGGCGACGGCGGTGACACCGCCTACCGTCCGTGGGACGGCCCCGGCGGTACCGGTGAGACCGGTGACGTGCGGATAGATCGCGCCCAACGTGCCGTCGACCTGGCCGTCCTGGCCACCCGCCGAGCGACTTTCGGGTTGCTAGGTCTCGACCCGGAGGACCCTCGTGACTGA
- a CDS encoding VOC family protein, translated as MIRWIWVFLDRPTQRFDDCAKFWSTVTGTELSPRRGANDEFLTLLPDPALFAAASVKMQAVTGLGGVHLDLDVDDIPSAVRAALGLGAELVANHPDYAVLRSPGGQVFCLTPSGRAKSTPAPAVRGPDGTLSRLDQVCLDIGPADHEVETRFWTLLTGWTFEPGRRPEFARLRSEEHQLPVQLLLQRLGENRTTSAHVDLAASDIEATAAWHTSLGATVVQRHEHWIVLTDPGDALYCVTGRDPNGV; from the coding sequence ATGATTCGGTGGATCTGGGTCTTCCTGGATCGCCCGACGCAGCGTTTCGACGACTGCGCCAAGTTCTGGTCCACGGTCACCGGCACCGAGCTCTCCCCTCGGCGCGGTGCGAACGACGAATTCCTCACCTTGTTGCCCGACCCCGCGCTGTTCGCCGCGGCGAGCGTCAAGATGCAGGCGGTGACCGGGCTCGGCGGAGTGCACCTCGACCTGGACGTCGACGACATCCCCTCCGCCGTCCGCGCCGCGCTCGGCCTCGGCGCGGAGCTGGTGGCCAACCACCCCGACTACGCGGTGCTGCGCTCCCCCGGCGGCCAAGTGTTCTGCCTGACCCCCAGCGGCCGTGCCAAGAGCACGCCCGCGCCTGCCGTTCGAGGTCCGGACGGCACGCTGTCGCGCCTGGATCAGGTCTGCCTCGATATCGGTCCCGCCGACCACGAGGTGGAGACCCGGTTCTGGACGTTGCTGACCGGCTGGACGTTCGAGCCCGGCAGGCGGCCGGAATTCGCCAGACTGCGCTCCGAGGAACACCAGTTGCCCGTGCAGCTGCTGCTGCAGCGCCTCGGCGAGAACCGCACGACCAGCGCGCACGTCGATCTGGCCGCGAGCGACATCGAAGCCACCGCCGCCTGGCACACCTCGCTCGGCGCGACCGTCGTGCAACGCCACGAGCACTGGATAGTCCTGACCGATCCGGGTGACGCGCTCTACTGCGTCACCGGCCGCGATCCCAACGGAGTGTGA
- a CDS encoding DUF3099 domain-containing protein: MQQNGDSPSADGRDREEHPHVTMPTQPRRSPGYFPGSDDKHPVLITEAAPSLEDQHRARVRRYTIIMAFRIPCLVLAAVAYSAFGNPLLSILIIVASIPLPWIAVLIANDRPPRRKDEPSRWDRPRTAIESRSHNAIDS, encoded by the coding sequence ATGCAGCAGAACGGCGATTCCCCATCCGCCGACGGCCGCGACCGCGAAGAGCACCCCCACGTGACGATGCCGACGCAGCCCCGCCGTTCCCCCGGATATTTCCCAGGCAGTGACGACAAGCACCCCGTGCTGATCACCGAGGCGGCGCCTTCCTTGGAGGACCAGCACCGGGCTCGGGTGCGCCGGTACACGATCATCATGGCCTTCCGCATCCCGTGCCTGGTTCTCGCGGCGGTCGCTTACAGCGCCTTCGGCAACCCGCTGCTGTCCATCCTGATCATCGTCGCGTCCATCCCGCTGCCCTGGATCGCCGTGCTGATCGCCAACGATCGCCCGCCCCGCCGCAAGGACGAACCCAGCCGCTGGGACCGTCCGCGCACGGCCATCGAGTCCCGTTCACACAACGCCATCGACAGCTGA